The following are from one region of the Apostichopus japonicus isolate 1M-3 chromosome 17, ASM3797524v1, whole genome shotgun sequence genome:
- the LOC139984599 gene encoding uncharacterized protein, with product MSADLKIIEEVKEAYLGSAIIPTAHMALGIQLTEIREAFVTELMNIIDTLYDITHLKKQRLANHNSTNQIIGAIVLTLFSSSTNGFHYKVIGGCHNYSAAERLSQMYPGQDVFKTRLCSIYSNTLSDEAILWLANRHN from the exons ATGTCTGCAGATCTTAAAATAATAGAAGAAGTGAAGGAAGCGTACTTGG GTTCTGCCATAATCCCAACAGCCCATATGGCGTTAGGCATCCAGCTTACAGAAATTCGGGAGGCTTTTGTGACTGAGCTGATGAACATCATCGACACCCTTTATGACATCACTCATTTAAAGAAACAAAGACTTGCAAATCACAATTCAACAAACCAAATCATTGGTGCAATTGTCTTGACATTATTTTCATCTTCAACGAATGGTTTCCATTACAAAGTTATTGGAGGCTGTCACAACTATTCTGCTGCTGAGCGACTCAGTCAGATGTACCCTGGTCAAGATGTGTTCAAGACCAGATTGTGCTCTATTTACAGCAACACATTGAGTGATGAGGCTATCCTTTGGCTGGCAAACAGACACAATTAA